Proteins from a genomic interval of Arachis hypogaea cultivar Tifrunner chromosome 10, arahy.Tifrunner.gnm2.J5K5, whole genome shotgun sequence:
- the LOC112718188 gene encoding phosphatidylserine decarboxylase proenzyme 2-like isoform X1: protein MCSNAFVNGTLVIFHLAPQDYHRFHVPVSGTIEQFVDIPGCLYTVNPIAVNRKYCIVFTENKQVVSIISTVDFGKELLWSAALLLQGKGVIMSKREMSYRSSCIREKESAKAEEAWALGVFNFEYLPYLLRRS, encoded by the exons ATGTGTTCTAATGCTTTTGTTAATGGAACTTTAGTAATATTTCATTTGGCACCACAG GATTATCACCGTTTCCATGTTCCAGTATCAGGAACTATTGAGCAATTTGTTGACATCCCTGGATGCTTATATACG gtCAATCCAATTGCTGTAAATAGAAAGTACTGTATTGTATTCACGGAGAATAAGCAAGTTGTTTCAATAATTTCTACTGTGGATTTTGGAAAG GAGCTACTATGGTCGGCAGCATTACTTTTACAAGGAAAAGGGGTGATTATGTCAAAAAGGGAGATGAG CTACAGGTCTTCTTGCATAAGGGAAAAAGAGTCGGCGAAGGCCGAAGAAGCATGGGCCCTCG GTGTTTTCAATTTTGAATACTTGCCATATCTGCTGAGGCGTAGCTAG
- the LOC112718188 gene encoding uncharacterized protein isoform X2: protein MCSNAFVNGTLVIFHLAPQDYHRFHVPVSGTIEQFVDIPGCLYTELLWSAALLLQGKGVIMSKREMSYRSSCIREKESAKAEEAWALGVFNFEYLPYLLRRS from the exons ATGTGTTCTAATGCTTTTGTTAATGGAACTTTAGTAATATTTCATTTGGCACCACAG GATTATCACCGTTTCCATGTTCCAGTATCAGGAACTATTGAGCAATTTGTTGACATCCCTGGATGCTTATATACG GAGCTACTATGGTCGGCAGCATTACTTTTACAAGGAAAAGGGGTGATTATGTCAAAAAGGGAGATGAG CTACAGGTCTTCTTGCATAAGGGAAAAAGAGTCGGCGAAGGCCGAAGAAGCATGGGCCCTCG GTGTTTTCAATTTTGAATACTTGCCATATCTGCTGAGGCGTAGCTAG